ACGTGGTCCGACGCGGTCGAGGAGGCCGTTCGTGTCGAGGAGAGCGGTCGTGGTGGAGGAGGTCCGACGTGCGCATCCTGGTCCTCGGTGACTCCAGCAGTGCGGGCATCGGCGCTCCGCAGGTCGTCCATCCGGGCCTGCTCGCGGAACGGCTGCGCGGCCGGCACCGGATCGAGAACCACGCCATCCCCGGATTCACCAGCGCCGACGCGGCCCGGTACTACCTGCAGACGCTGTCCCGGCAGCGCTGGGACGTCCTGATCGTCTACCTGGGCAACAACGAGGCGGCCCGGTCGGCGCGTTACAAGGGCGCGTACCACCGTCGGCGGGACCTGTTCCGACGAGCGCCCGAGCGCCCCGTACCGCAGCCGGTGGCCCGGATCCGGCCGCGCGAACAGCTGGTGCTGGCCGAGGAGGAGACCGCGCCGGCCATCGCCACCACCGTCCGGGACTTCCGCCGCAACCTGGAGGCCATCACCGACCGCGCGCGGCAGCGGGGCACCCGGGTGATCCTGGTCAACCCGGTCGCCAACGAGCGGTTCCCTCCGGGGCTGATGGGCGCCCACGCCCCGTTCACCAGGATCGTCGGCCTGGACTGGCGGGTGGCCGACCTCGCCACCGGCTCCGGGCCGGAGGCACGGGAGCTGCTCGCGGCCCTCGGCGCCCACGAGCGCGGCGACCTCGACACGGCCGGGCGCCGCTACCGGAAGGCGGCGACGACCGGCTCGTTCGTCCGGCCCATCGCCCTGAACAACCTCGCCGTCCTGCTCGACCGCCGGGGCGCCGCCGCCGAGGCCGCCGAGATCCTTCGGCGGACGGCGCAGGAACGGACCCCGCTCGGTGCGATCGCGGCCTACAACCTCAGCCGCATCCTGGCCCGCCGCGGCGACCACCGGGAGGCCGGCCACTACGCGCACCTCGCGCTCGAAGGGGACACGAACCTCTACCGGGTGAAGAGCGCCTACCGCGAGCAGACGGCGGCCCTCGCGGCGGACCCGAACGTCGACGTCCTCGACCTGGCGGAGCTGCTGAAGCCCACCGACTTCGTCGACTACTGCCACCCGACCGCAGCGGGCCACCAGGTCATCGCGACCGCCCTCGCGACCCGGCTGGCCCCGTACGACACGGGCGAGGAGCCCGACGCCGGGTACGTCTGCGTCCACCCGAACCCGGACGCCTTCTTCGACCTCGGCCCCGGCGTGGCCGACTACTACCGGATGGGCTTCGACGTCGATCCGCAGCAGGTGCGCAGCACCGCAGGGGAGTTGCTGCGCCGGGCGCGCGAGCTGGGCGGCGACCCGGTGGTCGGCACCGGCACCTGGCCCGTCCCCGACTCGGACCTCCAGGCTCAGGTCCTGGACACCCTGCGGCACGCGGCGCGGCACCCGTTGATCGCCTCCCTGGCGGACCTGGAACGCATGCCGCCGGCCCACGGATCCGAGATCGGCAGCTTTCCCGAGTTCTACGTCTCCCGGCTGCTGTGCGAGTTCGCGGCGGCCGCGGAGTCGAGCGGCACGGACGGACTGCCGGAGGAGGCGGCGGCTGCCTGGCCGTTGGACTCCGAGGTGCACCGGCAGCGGATCCTGTGGCGCGGGCCGGCCGGGCTGCCCGGTTCGCTCGGCGCACCCGGCTCGCCCGGCGAACCGGCCACCGACCGGGCGTACGGGCGGCGCATCCTCGCCAAGGTCCGGGCCCGGCTCGCCGACCACACCGCCCTCTTCGCCGACACCCGGGCCGACCGGATCGCCACCATCCGGTACTGGTACCTGCGCGAGGCGTTCCGCTTCGGCACCCACTCCCGCCCCAGCATGCTGTACCCGGCGACGGACCTGGACGCCCTCGCCGAGGGCCTGTACACCGCGGTGCTCATCGCCCGTACCCACCGGGACGCGCAGGGTGAGGCCGGTGCCCTCGCGCTGCTCACCGGTCTGACCCGCCTGCGCGAGGTGCACGAACGCCACGCGGTGGCCCTGGTCGAGGCCGAGTTCACCGTGACCGGCGCGGCCGGGGCCGACTACGCGGCGGAGCTGGCCGGGCTGCGGGCGTCCCTGACCGCGGGCGGCTGACGGTCCCCGGGGTGCGGCGGGAGGGGAGCGGGAGTTGGCTTGAGGTGTGGGGGGTCGAGCCCCGTGATGGGCGTGTGAGCGCGAAGGAGCAGGGCCATGGCCGTGGTGATGTCGATGCATTGGGCCGGGACGACCCCGGAGCAGTACGACGTGGTGCGTGACGCGGTGCGCTGGGAGGACGTCGCGCCGGCGGGTGGCCACCTGCACGTGGCCTGGTTCGACGGGGACGGCCTGAACGTGACCGACGTGTGGGAGTCCCAGCAGGCCTTCGAGGCCTTCTTCGCCGACCGGCTGGCACCCGAGATCGGGAAGGCGGGCATCACCGGTGAGCCGACGGTCGAGTTCCACCCGCTCCACCGGCGGTTCGTCGCCCCCGGCGTCAGCGGCGCGGCGTAGTCCGGGGTGTCCGGGGCGGGCGGGGTGTCCGGGGCGGGCGGATGCTTGACAAACTCAACCTTTCATCCCTAGGGTCGCTATTGCTTCATGTGGTGAAAGTTCCATGTGTCAAGCGCCAATCACGCCTCAAGACCGCGAGAGCCTCATGAACGACAGCATCCCTTCTGTGGTCGCCCGCCTGCGGGCCGAGTTCACCACCGGCCGGACCAGGCCGCTCGCCTGGCGGCTGGACAAGCTGGCCGCCCTGCGCACCATGCTCACCGAGCAGGCCGAGGCGTTCCAGCAGGCCCTGCACGCCGACCTCGGCAAGAGCGTCACCGAGGCCTACCGCACCGAGATCGGCTTCACCATCCGCGAACTCGACCACACCGTGGCTCACTTGCCGCAGTGGCTGGAGCCGCGGCCGGCCGCCGTGCCGGAGGTCTTCCACCCCGCCGAAGCCCGGGTCGTCCGCGACCCGCTCGGTGTGGTGCTGATCATCGCGCCCTGGAACTACCCGCTCCAGCTCGCCCTGGCCCCGCTGGTCGGCGCCCTCGCCGCCGGGAACACCGCCCTGGTCAAGCCCAGCGAGCTCGCCCCCGCGACCTCCGCGGCCATCGCCGAACTGCTGCCGCGCTACCTCGGCGAGGAGGCGGTCGCGGTGGTCGAGGGCGCCGTCCCGGAGACCACCGCCCTGCTGGAGCAGCGCTTCGACCACATCTTCTACACCGGCAACGGGGCGGTCGGACGGATCGTCATGACCGCCGCCGCCAAGCACCTGACCCCGGTCACCCTGGAACTCGGCGGCAAGAGCCCGGTCGTGGTCGAGCCCGGCGCCGACCTCGCCGTCACCGCCCGGCGGATCGCCCAGGGCAAGTTCCTCAACGCCGGCCAGACCTGCGTCGCCCCCGACTACGTCCTCGCCGTCGGCGACGCCGCGCCCGGCCTGGAGAAGGAACTCGCCGACGCGGTGCGGGAGTTGTTCGGCGACAACCCGGCCGAGAACAGCGAGTACGGGCGGATCGTCAACGAGCGCCACTTCGACCGGCTCACCGCGCTGCTGGACGGCGGGCGGACCGTCGTCGGAGGCGAACACGACCGCGAGGCGCGCTACCTCGCCCCGACCGTCCTCGCCGACGTCCCCGAGACCGCCCCGGTGATGAGCGCCGAGATCTTCGGCCCGATCCTGCCCGTGCTGGCCGTCCCCGACCTCGACGCGGCGATCGCCTTCATCAACGAGCGCGACAAGCCGCTCGCCCTGTACGCCTTCACCGAGTCCGCGGACACCAAGCGGCGGCTGGCCGAGGAGACCTCCTCCGGCGCGCTCACCTTCGGCCTGCCGGTCTCGCACCTGGCGATGCCGGACCTGCCCTTCGGCGGCGTCGGCGAGAGCGGCATGGGGCGCTACCACGGCGAGTACTCGATCGACACGTTCAGCCACCTCAAGGCCGTGGTCGACAAGCCGCTGGGTTGAGTCCGGCCTTATTCTTCCCCCCTCCTTCCGTCCCGTCCTTCCGTCCTGCCCTGGAGCGCCCGTCCATGACCCCGAACGAGCACGTCGCCGCCGTCTCCGCCGAAACCGCCAGGTTCGTCGCCGCGGTGCGGGCCGCCGATCCGGCGATCCCGGTCCCCAGCTGTCCCGGCTGGACCCTCGCCGACCTCGTCCGCCATGCGGGCAGCGTCCAGCGCTGGTTCACCGTCCTGCTCCGTCGGCGCATCCAGGCGCCGCCCACCAGCCGGGACGTCGAACTGAAGCTCCCCGAGCGGACGCAGGACTACCCGGCGTGGCTCGCCGAGTCCGCGGCCGAGGCCGACGCGACCTTCTCGGACACCGACCTTGATGCGCCGATGTGGGCGTGGGGCGCCGACCAGCACGCCCGGTTCTGGGTGCGCCGGATGCTCTTCGAAACCCTCGTCCACCGCGTCGACGCCGAACTCGCGCTGGGCCTGCAGCCCGAGCTCGACCCGGCGCTCGCCGCGGACGGAGTGGACGAGTTCCTGACGAACCTGCCGTACGCGGCCTTCTTCGCTCCGGGGACGGCCGAACTGCGCGGCGAGAACCGGACGATCCGCTTCACCCGCACCGACGGGGACGGCGACTGGCTGGTGCGCCTGCGCCCCGACGGCTTCGGCCTGGAGAGCGGTGCGGCGGCGGCCGAGCCGGCTGCCGACGCCACGGTCTCGGCCACCGCCGCCGACCTGCTGCTCCTCCTCTACGGCCGCCTCGACCGCTCGGCAGCCGAGGTCGCCGTGACCGGCGACGAGCAGCTGCTGGAGCTGTGGTTCACCAACTCCGCCTTCTGAGCGGACCGCCGGCAGCGCAGACGCTCTCCTCGACGTCGCTGACCTGCGGAACGGCCGGCCAACGCCGCGCCATCGACCGGACCCCCCGGTCGACGGCGCGGTGTCGGCGCGTTCTCGCCCGGCTTATCCCCGCCACTCCTCGGCCAGCAGCCCGAGTACCACCTGGTCGGCGAACTCCCCGCACACCCAGGCCGATCGGCGCAGCGTCCCCTCGACGGTGAACCCGGCTGCGGCGGCGGCCCGGAGCATCGGCGTGTTGTCCGCGAGGGTTTCCAGCTGCAGCCGGCGCAGGCCGAGCACCGGGAAGCCGTAGTGGCACAGCACCCGCAGGACGTCCGTCGCGAGCCCGCGCCCCCGGTGGCCCGGCCGCAGCGCGATGCCCAGGTGGGCGTTGCGGTTGTGGGTGTCGATGCCCCACAGCAGGGCCTCACCGGCCAGCTCCCCGGAGGCCGTCACCACCACGGAGAAGCACGCCGACTCGTCGGACGGCCCGGTGACCGCGTAGGGCGACTGCGCCGAGCCCGGCGGGACGGGCCGCCAGGGCCGGTTGTCGGCCCGTGAGCGGGTGGCGACATCGTCGTACAACTCGGCCTGGAACACGGGGAGGTCGGCTTCCTGCCGGGCCCGAAGGGTGATCTGAGCGCCATGTAGCATGTCACATGGTTATCACCGTGGCAGAGCCCCGGCCACGGTATTTCCCCGGCGGTCCGTCGTACGGACGGTGACCGCGGGCGCCCGTGCAGGCACGGCACGGGCGCCCCGGGGCGGTGCGGCCTAGATGCCGAGTGCGGCGGCGGCCAGGGCGGTGCCATCGACGCGGGCGCGGATCTTGGCGAAGGCGGTCTCGCGAGAGGTGGAGGTGTCGTCGGCGAACGGGGAGAACCCGCAGTCGTCGCAGGTGCCCAGCCGCTCGACGGGCAGGTGCCGGGCCGCGGCCAGGACACGGTCGCGGACCTGCTCGACCGTCTCCACCCGCGGGTCGATCGGGTCGGTGACCCCGATGAAGATCCGCGCCTGCGGGGGAAGGTGCTGGGCGAGGACGGAGAGCACGACGTCCTGGTCGGGCTCGCTGGCGAGCTGCACGTAGAACGCGCCGACCCGGAGCCGGAGCAGTTCGGGGAGCAGGGCCTTGTAGTCGACGTCGAGGCTGTGGGTGGAGTCCTGGTCGCCGCCGGGGCAGGTGTGCACGCCGATCCGGGCCTGTTCGGCGGGGGTGAAGCGGTCCAGGACCCGGTTGTTGAGCTCGATGAACTGCCCCAGCAGGCCGCCGCTCGGGTCGAGCTTCAGGGCGAGGCGGGCCTCGGTGAAGTCGATCTGGACGCGGTGCGCGCCGGCGTCCAGACAGCCGCGGATGTCGGCCTCGGCCTCGGCGGTGAGGTCGGCCAGGAAGGCCTCGCGCGGGTAGCCGTCGATGCCGTCCGCCGGGTAGAGCAGGCTGAGCGCCGAGGGCGCGATGACGGCCTGCTTCACCGGTACGGTCGCGTGCCGCTGCGCCGCC
The genomic region above belongs to Streptomyces sp. 1331.2 and contains:
- a CDS encoding GDSL-type esterase/lipase family protein; the protein is MRILVLGDSSSAGIGAPQVVHPGLLAERLRGRHRIENHAIPGFTSADAARYYLQTLSRQRWDVLIVYLGNNEAARSARYKGAYHRRRDLFRRAPERPVPQPVARIRPREQLVLAEEETAPAIATTVRDFRRNLEAITDRARQRGTRVILVNPVANERFPPGLMGAHAPFTRIVGLDWRVADLATGSGPEARELLAALGAHERGDLDTAGRRYRKAATTGSFVRPIALNNLAVLLDRRGAAAEAAEILRRTAQERTPLGAIAAYNLSRILARRGDHREAGHYAHLALEGDTNLYRVKSAYREQTAALAADPNVDVLDLAELLKPTDFVDYCHPTAAGHQVIATALATRLAPYDTGEEPDAGYVCVHPNPDAFFDLGPGVADYYRMGFDVDPQQVRSTAGELLRRARELGGDPVVGTGTWPVPDSDLQAQVLDTLRHAARHPLIASLADLERMPPAHGSEIGSFPEFYVSRLLCEFAAAAESSGTDGLPEEAAAAWPLDSEVHRQRILWRGPAGLPGSLGAPGSPGEPATDRAYGRRILAKVRARLADHTALFADTRADRIATIRYWYLREAFRFGTHSRPSMLYPATDLDALAEGLYTAVLIARTHRDAQGEAGALALLTGLTRLREVHERHAVALVEAEFTVTGAAGADYAAELAGLRASLTAGG
- a CDS encoding aldehyde dehydrogenase family protein; translated protein: MNDSIPSVVARLRAEFTTGRTRPLAWRLDKLAALRTMLTEQAEAFQQALHADLGKSVTEAYRTEIGFTIRELDHTVAHLPQWLEPRPAAVPEVFHPAEARVVRDPLGVVLIIAPWNYPLQLALAPLVGALAAGNTALVKPSELAPATSAAIAELLPRYLGEEAVAVVEGAVPETTALLEQRFDHIFYTGNGAVGRIVMTAAAKHLTPVTLELGGKSPVVVEPGADLAVTARRIAQGKFLNAGQTCVAPDYVLAVGDAAPGLEKELADAVRELFGDNPAENSEYGRIVNERHFDRLTALLDGGRTVVGGEHDREARYLAPTVLADVPETAPVMSAEIFGPILPVLAVPDLDAAIAFINERDKPLALYAFTESADTKRRLAEETSSGALTFGLPVSHLAMPDLPFGGVGESGMGRYHGEYSIDTFSHLKAVVDKPLG
- a CDS encoding maleylpyruvate isomerase family mycothiol-dependent enzyme, producing the protein MTPNEHVAAVSAETARFVAAVRAADPAIPVPSCPGWTLADLVRHAGSVQRWFTVLLRRRIQAPPTSRDVELKLPERTQDYPAWLAESAAEADATFSDTDLDAPMWAWGADQHARFWVRRMLFETLVHRVDAELALGLQPELDPALAADGVDEFLTNLPYAAFFAPGTAELRGENRTIRFTRTDGDGDWLVRLRPDGFGLESGAAAAEPAADATVSATAADLLLLLYGRLDRSAAEVAVTGDEQLLELWFTNSAF
- a CDS encoding GNAT family N-acetyltransferase — encoded protein: MLHGAQITLRARQEADLPVFQAELYDDVATRSRADNRPWRPVPPGSAQSPYAVTGPSDESACFSVVVTASGELAGEALLWGIDTHNRNAHLGIALRPGHRGRGLATDVLRVLCHYGFPVLGLRRLQLETLADNTPMLRAAAAAGFTVEGTLRRSAWVCGEFADQVVLGLLAEEWRG
- a CDS encoding cobalamin-independent methionine synthase II family protein, yielding MVDTNGRAVIETEPIGSLPRPAELLTAMADHAAGRIGDAELAAAQDSAVADTIRRLEEIGSPVVTDGEQSKPSFATYPLTGLDQLAPDGVVIPFADGHQRQLPRLTGGPLRYGVHADQYLRAAQRHATVPVKQAVIAPSALSLLYPADGIDGYPREAFLADLTAEAEADIRGCLDAGAHRVQIDFTEARLALKLDPSGGLLGQFIELNNRVLDRFTPAEQARIGVHTCPGGDQDSTHSLDVDYKALLPELLRLRVGAFYVQLASEPDQDVVLSVLAQHLPPQARIFIGVTDPIDPRVETVEQVRDRVLAAARHLPVERLGTCDDCGFSPFADDTSTSRETAFAKIRARVDGTALAAAALGI